A genomic segment from Desulfonatronum lacustre DSM 10312 encodes:
- the folP gene encoding dihydropteroate synthase: MRPVSSWRIKDGRWIDLADPVIMGVVNCTPDSFYDGGRHDEPDAALRHGLLLASQGALILDVGGESTRPGSRPVSVQQELERVLPVVRGLSSATTSPEAEPSVASPVLSIDTTKSTVAARCLQAGAAIVNDVSGCRFDPGLLDVLAQFKPGYVLMHAQGNPERMQHDPRYDDVVDAVRRFFEQRLDALARSGLPEEHVVLDPGIGFGKRLEHNLELLRNIEVFQELGRPILVGVSNKSLWKDLLGLELEERGTVTQVAAALLAARGVLIHRMHDVRATARTLRVEKALRVRGGPTC, encoded by the coding sequence ATGCGGCCCGTTTCTTCCTGGCGAATCAAGGATGGTCGTTGGATCGATCTAGCCGATCCGGTGATCATGGGGGTGGTGAACTGCACCCCGGACTCGTTTTATGACGGAGGGCGGCATGACGAGCCCGACGCCGCTCTTCGTCATGGTCTGTTGCTGGCCTCTCAAGGCGCGCTGATCCTGGACGTGGGCGGAGAGTCCACTCGCCCCGGCTCTCGTCCCGTGAGCGTTCAGCAGGAGTTGGAACGAGTGCTGCCCGTGGTTCGCGGGTTGTCGTCGGCGACGACGTCTCCGGAGGCCGAACCTTCCGTCGCTTCTCCGGTACTATCCATCGACACGACCAAATCCACGGTGGCGGCCCGGTGCCTTCAGGCCGGGGCGGCCATTGTCAACGACGTCTCCGGGTGTCGGTTCGATCCGGGGCTTTTGGACGTACTGGCTCAGTTCAAGCCCGGCTATGTATTGATGCACGCCCAGGGCAATCCGGAAAGAATGCAGCATGATCCGCGGTACGACGACGTCGTGGACGCGGTGCGTCGGTTTTTCGAGCAACGGTTGGACGCCTTGGCGCGTTCCGGGCTGCCGGAAGAACATGTGGTTCTCGATCCCGGCATCGGCTTCGGCAAGCGGCTGGAGCATAACCTGGAATTGCTGCGCAACATCGAGGTGTTTCAGGAATTGGGCCGTCCGATTCTGGTGGGCGTTTCCAACAAGTCGCTCTGGAAGGACCTTTTGGGTCTGGAACTGGAAGAGCGGGGGACGGTCACCCAGGTGGCCGCGGCCTTGCTCGCGGCTCGGGGCGTGTTGATCCATCGGATGCACGACGTGCGGGCCACGGCGCGAACATTGCGGGTTGAAAAGGCCCTGCGCGTCCGGGGAGGGCCGACATGCTAG
- the cdaA gene encoding diadenylate cyclase CdaA, whose amino-acid sequence MLEMPINIPISIRDMVDIGLVTFAFYRLILLVKGTRAVSVIYGLVLILVIFYLSDEFGLFTLNWLLANFLGSLFLVIIIFFQQDIRKALSELGAGSLWRRRKVSDQLVNEVVFAALNMAKSRIGALIVLERGVPLGDIIARGVEIKADLTRELLVTIFYPNTPLHDGAVVVRGGRIEAAGCILPLSSGVDHSAKLGTRHRAAIGVSEETDAVALVVSEERGIISIAQGGRLTEDLSEAQLKDMLREVLEQS is encoded by the coding sequence ATGCTAGAGATGCCGATCAACATTCCGATAAGCATTCGGGACATGGTGGACATCGGTCTGGTAACTTTCGCCTTTTACCGACTGATTCTGCTGGTCAAGGGAACGCGGGCCGTTTCGGTGATCTACGGCCTGGTCCTGATCCTGGTTATCTTCTACCTGTCCGACGAGTTCGGCTTGTTCACCCTGAACTGGTTGCTGGCCAATTTTCTCGGCTCGCTTTTCCTGGTGATCATTATTTTCTTTCAGCAGGACATCCGAAAAGCCCTGTCCGAGTTGGGGGCCGGAAGCTTATGGCGGCGACGCAAGGTTTCGGACCAGCTGGTGAACGAAGTCGTCTTCGCGGCCCTGAACATGGCCAAGTCCCGCATCGGGGCCTTGATCGTCCTTGAACGCGGCGTCCCCCTGGGGGACATCATTGCCCGTGGCGTGGAAATCAAGGCCGACCTGACCCGTGAATTGCTGGTGACCATTTTTTACCCGAACACTCCCCTGCATGACGGAGCGGTGGTCGTCCGGGGGGGGCGGATTGAGGCCGCGGGCTGCATTCTTCCGTTGTCCTCCGGCGTGGATCACTCCGCGAAGCTGGGGACCCGGCACCGGGCCGCCATCGGGGTCAGCGAGGAAACCGACGCCGTGGCCTTGGTGGTCTCCGAGGAGCGCGGCATCATCTCCATTGCTCAGGGCGGACGGTTGACCGAAGACCTGAGTGAAGCCCAACTCAAGGACATGCTGCGCGAAGTTCTGGAGCAATCATGA
- a CDS encoding CdaR family protein, whose product MIPRANWQYLALAFALAVFSWYLVSGREKVDSWIQVPVEMVNMPQGYIVRQGMVNRIEVRVRGPRPMVRTIDMRNAFYPLDLAELQVGLNQIDFETRNLNLSRAIEVVEIMPSRVELLVDRLMTKTIPVNKNVVVDLDEDFELRRSAVTPPGVVLRGPLVMVEPVEEVETQPVKVEGDRPGLVETTVGLVLPPEVEASPSRVVVQLDFREKRTEVSLDREIQATRPSGMVMTLEPTSIRLTLSVPVSLARDPGLEDQVRVIVSPVGELPVGEHEVGYRVELPSGVTLTQSEPERIRVALELEEAGPPGEASVGE is encoded by the coding sequence ATGATACCACGCGCCAATTGGCAATATCTGGCCTTGGCCTTCGCCCTGGCCGTGTTCTCCTGGTATCTCGTTTCCGGGCGGGAGAAGGTGGACTCCTGGATTCAGGTGCCCGTGGAAATGGTCAATATGCCGCAGGGATACATCGTGCGGCAGGGCATGGTCAATCGGATCGAGGTCCGGGTCCGCGGGCCGCGCCCCATGGTCCGGACCATTGACATGCGTAATGCTTTCTACCCCTTGGACCTTGCGGAATTGCAGGTCGGTTTGAACCAAATTGACTTCGAAACCCGGAACCTGAATCTGTCCCGGGCCATTGAAGTGGTGGAAATCATGCCGTCCCGGGTTGAACTGCTCGTGGACCGGCTGATGACCAAAACCATTCCCGTGAACAAGAACGTCGTCGTCGACCTGGACGAGGACTTCGAATTGCGTCGATCCGCTGTGACGCCGCCGGGAGTGGTGCTCCGGGGGCCGTTGGTGATGGTGGAGCCCGTGGAGGAGGTGGAAACCCAGCCCGTCAAGGTGGAGGGCGACCGCCCCGGGCTGGTGGAAACGACCGTTGGGTTGGTCTTGCCTCCGGAAGTAGAGGCCAGTCCCAGCCGGGTGGTGGTGCAACTTGATTTTCGTGAGAAGCGGACCGAAGTGTCCCTGGACCGAGAAATTCAGGCCACGAGGCCCTCGGGCATGGTCATGACGCTTGAGCCGACCTCGATCCGCCTGACGCTCTCCGTTCCGGTATCCCTGGCCCGCGACCCCGGGCTTGAGGATCAGGTGCGGGTGATAGTCTCCCCGGTGGGAGAGTTGCCCGTTGGGGAGCACGAGGTGGGGTACCGGGTTGAATTGCCTTCCGGAGTGACGTTGACGCAGAGTGAGCCGGAACGGATACGGGTGGCGCTTGAACTGGAAGAAGCCGGTCCTCCGGGTGAAGCAAGCGTCGGCGAGTGA
- the glmM gene encoding phosphoglucosamine mutase has translation MRKGLFGTDGMRGQVNIFPMLPEIALRLGLAVGQMLRNGSRRHRVVIGKDTRLSGYVFETALTSGFCAAGMDVYLVGPMPTPAISFLTRNMRADVGVVISASHNPFMDNGIKLFDNLGFKLADAMEDSISELILSPDTDWEYPQPENVGKAARIQDSLGRYLVFLKNTIPSTMTFDGVKVVLDCANGATYKVAPLLFEELGAKVEEIGTEPDGLNINRKCGSLYPELVAHRVLESGADIGLALDGDGDRLIVTDEQGTVLDGDQIMAICAQDMMQNGTLPGNTLVATVMSNMSLELFMRDHGGRLLRTPVGDRYVVEAMRREGAVFGGEQSGHLIFLNHCTTGDGILAALQLMRIMQEKGKPLSELAGQLKPFPQVLVNVHVERKIPFEQSPEVAKAVAEAEEKLGARGRVLLRYSGTEPVARVMVEGEDSVLVQRLADELVDVLHTYLR, from the coding sequence ATGCGGAAAGGTCTTTTTGGAACGGACGGTATGCGCGGCCAGGTGAATATTTTCCCCATGCTTCCGGAGATCGCCCTTCGGCTGGGGCTGGCCGTGGGGCAAATGTTGCGCAACGGTTCGCGGCGACACCGGGTGGTGATCGGCAAGGATACGCGCTTGTCGGGGTACGTGTTCGAGACGGCCCTGACTTCCGGATTTTGCGCGGCGGGGATGGACGTCTATCTTGTCGGTCCCATGCCCACCCCGGCCATTTCCTTTCTGACCCGCAACATGCGCGCCGACGTCGGCGTGGTCATTTCCGCCTCGCACAATCCGTTCATGGACAACGGGATCAAGCTGTTCGACAATCTGGGATTCAAGCTGGCCGACGCCATGGAAGACAGTATCTCGGAGTTGATTCTCTCCCCGGATACGGATTGGGAGTATCCGCAGCCGGAAAACGTAGGCAAGGCCGCTCGGATTCAGGATAGTCTGGGGCGGTACCTGGTGTTTTTGAAGAACACCATCCCTTCGACCATGACCTTCGACGGGGTGAAGGTGGTCTTGGACTGCGCCAACGGCGCGACGTACAAGGTCGCCCCCTTGCTGTTCGAGGAACTGGGGGCCAAGGTCGAGGAAATCGGCACGGAGCCCGACGGATTGAACATCAATCGCAAGTGCGGTTCCCTCTATCCGGAACTCGTGGCGCATCGCGTCCTGGAATCCGGGGCGGACATCGGCCTGGCCCTGGACGGTGACGGAGACCGGCTGATCGTCACGGACGAGCAGGGGACCGTGCTGGACGGCGACCAGATCATGGCCATTTGCGCCCAGGACATGATGCAAAACGGCACGTTGCCCGGCAATACCCTGGTGGCCACGGTGATGAGCAACATGTCTCTGGAACTGTTCATGCGGGACCATGGCGGCAGACTGTTGCGCACGCCCGTGGGCGACCGCTACGTGGTGGAGGCCATGCGCCGCGAAGGCGCGGTGTTCGGCGGCGAGCAGTCCGGCCACTTGATCTTTCTGAACCATTGCACCACGGGGGACGGTATCCTGGCGGCCCTGCAACTGATGCGGATCATGCAGGAAAAAGGCAAGCCGCTGTCCGAGCTGGCCGGGCAGTTGAAGCCGTTTCCCCAGGTGCTGGTCAACGTTCACGTGGAGCGCAAAATCCCCTTCGAACAATCCCCGGAAGTGGCCAAGGCCGTGGCTGAGGCTGAGGAAAAGCTCGGGGCCAGGGGGCGCGTGCTGCTGCGCTACTCCGGAACCGAGCCGGTGGCCCGGGTCATGGTGGAAGGCGAGGATTCCGTCCTGGTTCAGCGGCTTGCCGATGAACTGGTGGACGTCTTGCATACGTATTTGCGATAG
- the galU gene encoding UTP--glucose-1-phosphate uridylyltransferase GalU, which translates to MQIRKVVIPVAGWGTRSLPATKNIPKEMLPVFKKPAVQHIVEEAMYSGLTDVVFVNNSNKKIIEDHFDYNWALEDLLQRTGKTALLEEVRAVAEMVNIISVRQKKQLGLGHAVLCAKEVIKQEPFALMLGDDLMFGMEPGIKQLLDVALSENMSVVGVIEVAAEKVSSYGIIHGEEFAPGVYRVRSMVEKPAPAQAPSRMAVVGRYVLMPEIFEHLEGAEPGHGGEIQITDALMKLAQKNRLLAVKMRGMRFDVGDWSDYLTANIYFALQDESLREELVGKLKNLLPFNC; encoded by the coding sequence ATGCAGATCAGAAAAGTCGTCATTCCCGTGGCTGGCTGGGGAACCAGGTCGTTGCCGGCAACCAAGAACATCCCCAAGGAAATGCTTCCGGTGTTCAAAAAGCCGGCCGTGCAGCACATCGTCGAGGAAGCCATGTATTCCGGGTTGACGGACGTGGTTTTCGTGAACAACTCCAATAAGAAGATCATTGAGGACCATTTTGACTACAACTGGGCCTTGGAGGACCTGCTGCAACGGACCGGGAAAACGGCGCTATTGGAGGAGGTTCGGGCCGTTGCCGAGATGGTGAACATCATTTCCGTGCGCCAGAAAAAGCAGTTGGGGCTGGGACACGCCGTGCTCTGCGCCAAGGAGGTCATCAAGCAGGAACCCTTCGCCTTGATGCTCGGGGACGACCTGATGTTCGGGATGGAGCCGGGCATCAAGCAGTTGCTGGACGTGGCCTTGTCAGAAAATATGTCCGTGGTCGGCGTGATCGAGGTCGCCGCGGAAAAAGTGAGCAGCTATGGGATCATCCATGGCGAAGAGTTCGCTCCGGGAGTCTATCGGGTTCGCTCCATGGTGGAGAAGCCGGCTCCGGCCCAGGCGCCTTCAAGGATGGCCGTGGTCGGACGCTACGTGCTCATGCCGGAAATATTCGAACATCTCGAAGGGGCCGAGCCGGGTCACGGCGGCGAGATTCAGATCACGGACGCACTGATGAAACTGGCTCAGAAGAATCGCCTCCTGGCGGTGAAGATGCGCGGGATGCGCTTCGACGTGGGCGACTGGAGCGACTATCTCACGGCCAACATTTATTTCGCCTTGCAAGACGAGTCGTTGCGCGAGGAATTGGTAGGCAAGCTGAAGAATTTGCTTCCTTTCAATTGTTGA
- the priA gene encoding replication restart helicase PriA, whose translation MTQAWNVALCSPPYLVFTYAMPDCLPPEAWAAGQRVMVPVGKRTRMGVIMEPSAVEDGGRTLKPMIWPLDQELLLTDAVLDLVRHLARRQMVPEGLVLSSILPKALRSGQPRFRLVDGSATRRWTLEEMSRLRAEESARLGQAWMEGRLCLEQNQRKGNDDVLYTLLRDPPWGLRPKAKRQQAVLEHLFAHGSASLSGIARGVAVVQDQSLFADHGPDGALVQCAGETDQIPVRDAFSVRETKQGLKRVMADLVRKGLVQAVPVLSAQKTDWEAEWEADGQAHKPTRALSDAARGLSQSSPDVLSGTSDVPSLECHPLSDEQADALGALEADLRLTLEPVPEDVRSPDGSPRQVRVRLVHGVTGSGKTLLYLRLARAALAQGRSVLLLAPEVALSAQLWSEVNQFFPQTPRHWYHGSLPAGTRLGVFRALRHQATPQIVVGTRSALFLPFANLGLIVVDEEHDASYKQDEGFTYQAKEVAYFRIKQQGGLLLLGSATPDIKTFHAADQSEINSVTLRHRVSRKPLPEIQLVDMRPEPRSAPLSQLCRSELEGALQRGEQAMFLLNRRGFAPLVSCLDCGTAPKCPRCEVGLTYHKGWERLLCHYCGFAQPFPFGCGQCGGTRFLPLGEGTEGLEEYLENLGDSGLGIVRLDRDSTRRKGSLDQILKAFSQGRAQVMVGTQMLSKGHHFPGVTLVVAVDGDVGLNLPDYRAAEKTFQLLVQLAGRAGRGDRPGRVLIQTRNPDHPCWEHIRTGNYEGFFAQELERRRKFAYPPFVKLAMIRLSYPREWEEGAALVATAGDHLRREGTRLGLRVLGPAPAPLGLLNGRKRFQCLLKAMSWQNLREAFTAMRSTLPGSSPLRVTLDLDPVNML comes from the coding sequence ATGACCCAGGCTTGGAATGTGGCTCTTTGCAGCCCGCCGTACCTCGTTTTCACTTATGCGATGCCTGATTGCCTGCCTCCCGAGGCCTGGGCCGCCGGACAGCGTGTGATGGTCCCGGTGGGCAAAAGGACGCGGATGGGGGTGATCATGGAGCCATCCGCGGTCGAAGACGGAGGGCGGACCTTGAAGCCCATGATTTGGCCCCTGGACCAGGAACTGCTCCTGACAGACGCCGTTCTGGACTTGGTCCGGCACCTGGCCAGACGCCAGATGGTCCCGGAGGGACTCGTTCTTTCCAGCATCCTGCCCAAGGCTCTGCGTTCCGGGCAACCACGCTTCAGGCTGGTGGACGGTTCGGCGACGCGGCGGTGGACCTTGGAGGAAATGAGCCGTCTTCGCGCCGAGGAGTCGGCGCGACTCGGACAGGCTTGGATGGAAGGCCGACTGTGTCTGGAGCAAAATCAGCGCAAGGGGAACGACGACGTCCTTTATACCTTGCTGCGCGACCCTCCCTGGGGCCTGCGCCCCAAGGCCAAACGGCAACAAGCCGTCCTGGAGCACTTGTTCGCTCACGGCAGCGCTTCTTTGAGCGGTATCGCTCGAGGCGTGGCCGTTGTTCAGGATCAATCCCTCTTTGCGGATCATGGTCCGGATGGTGCGCTGGTCCAGTGCGCTGGGGAAACGGATCAAATCCCGGTCCGGGACGCATTTTCAGTGCGTGAGACGAAACAAGGTCTTAAGCGTGTTATGGCGGACTTGGTCCGCAAGGGGCTGGTCCAGGCCGTGCCGGTTCTTTCCGCCCAAAAGACTGACTGGGAGGCTGAATGGGAGGCTGACGGGCAGGCTCACAAGCCGACCCGAGCGCTTTCCGATGCTGCACGGGGGCTCTCGCAATCATCCCCGGATGTCCTTTCCGGCACTTCCGATGTTCCTTCCCTTGAATGCCACCCTCTCTCCGACGAGCAGGCCGATGCGCTCGGGGCCCTGGAAGCAGATCTGCGTCTGACCCTGGAGCCTGTACCGGAAGATGTCCGGAGTCCTGACGGCTCTCCGAGGCAAGTTCGTGTCCGCCTGGTCCACGGCGTGACCGGCAGCGGCAAGACCCTGCTGTATCTTCGGTTGGCTCGAGCGGCTCTGGCCCAGGGAAGGAGCGTGCTGTTGCTGGCCCCGGAGGTGGCCTTGTCCGCCCAGCTTTGGAGCGAGGTGAACCAGTTTTTTCCCCAGACGCCTCGACACTGGTATCACGGTTCGCTTCCCGCCGGGACCAGGCTGGGGGTGTTTCGCGCCCTGCGCCACCAGGCCACGCCCCAGATCGTGGTGGGCACCCGATCCGCGCTGTTTTTACCTTTCGCCAACTTGGGGTTGATCGTGGTGGACGAGGAGCACGACGCCTCCTACAAGCAGGACGAGGGATTCACGTATCAGGCCAAGGAAGTGGCCTATTTCCGGATCAAGCAGCAGGGCGGCCTGCTGCTGCTGGGTTCGGCCACGCCGGACATCAAGACCTTTCACGCCGCCGACCAGAGCGAGATCAACAGCGTTACCCTGCGTCACCGAGTCAGTCGCAAGCCGTTGCCCGAAATCCAACTTGTGGACATGCGCCCGGAGCCTCGCTCCGCCCCGCTTTCCCAGCTCTGTCGATCCGAGTTGGAGGGCGCGCTCCAGCGCGGAGAGCAGGCCATGTTTTTGCTCAACCGTCGCGGCTTCGCGCCGCTGGTCTCTTGCCTAGATTGCGGCACGGCCCCGAAATGTCCGCGCTGCGAAGTGGGGCTGACCTATCACAAGGGGTGGGAGCGCCTGCTGTGCCATTACTGCGGCTTTGCTCAGCCTTTCCCTTTTGGGTGCGGCCAGTGCGGTGGAACCCGGTTCCTGCCTCTGGGCGAGGGGACCGAGGGGCTGGAAGAGTACCTGGAGAACCTTGGGGACTCGGGCCTGGGAATCGTTCGCCTGGACCGGGACAGCACTCGGCGCAAGGGGAGCCTGGATCAAATCCTCAAGGCCTTTAGTCAAGGACGGGCCCAGGTGATGGTCGGAACACAGATGCTCAGCAAGGGCCATCATTTCCCAGGCGTGACCCTGGTCGTGGCCGTGGACGGGGACGTCGGGCTGAATCTTCCGGACTATCGGGCCGCGGAAAAAACGTTTCAACTGCTTGTCCAACTGGCAGGGAGGGCCGGACGAGGAGATCGGCCGGGTAGGGTGCTGATTCAGACGCGCAATCCGGACCATCCCTGTTGGGAGCACATTCGGACCGGCAACTACGAGGGATTTTTCGCACAGGAACTGGAACGCCGCCGCAAATTCGCCTACCCGCCCTTCGTAAAGCTGGCCATGATCCGGTTGAGCTATCCGCGTGAATGGGAGGAAGGCGCGGCCCTGGTGGCCACGGCCGGTGACCACCTGCGCCGCGAAGGAACGCGACTGGGCCTCCGGGTCCTCGGCCCTGCCCCGGCTCCCCTGGGGTTGCTCAACGGCCGCAAACGCTTCCAGTGCCTGCTCAAGGCCATGTCCTGGCAAAACCTGCGTGAAGCCTTCACGGCCATGCGCTCCACCCTCCCCGGTTCCTCCCCTCTTCGCGTGACCCTGGACTTGGACCCGGTGAACATGCTTTAA
- a CDS encoding ATP-binding protein, translating into MISDQKKAGIQGRWQMTYINREMEDYLISISKKFPVVTLTGPRQSGKSTLVRKVFPEKPYVSCEDPDTLLFARQDPRGFLKTYENAVIDEAQKVPEIFSYIQTVVDQKDQPGQFILTGSSDFLLYEKISQSLAGRTAVLRLLPFSLDEIFPSHPREDYEDYLFTGLYPRIYKMGIPAQDFYPSYVQTYIERDVRAIKNIADLGQFQLFLKSCAGRTGQLLNMSALANECGISHTTVKSWISLLEASFIVFLLRPYHQNFGKRLVKMPKLYFYDPGLAAHLLEIQSPEQLRTHYLKGALFESLVITELIKKRYNQGKQMNCYFWRDKTGNEVDCLIDQGGSQLPMEIKAGRTVSPDFFKGLEYYVNLAGDSAAKPCVVYGGNANQNRSNAEVISWNNLKGLLLYGTKSVDT; encoded by the coding sequence ATGATATCGGATCAAAAAAAAGCCGGTATACAAGGAAGGTGGCAGATGACCTACATCAACCGGGAGATGGAAGATTACCTGATCTCCATATCGAAAAAATTTCCAGTGGTTACCCTGACCGGACCAAGGCAGTCCGGCAAATCGACTTTGGTCAGAAAAGTGTTTCCCGAAAAGCCCTACGTCTCTTGTGAAGACCCGGATACACTGCTCTTTGCCCGCCAGGATCCACGCGGTTTTTTGAAGACCTATGAAAACGCGGTCATTGACGAAGCCCAGAAAGTTCCCGAGATATTTTCCTATATCCAGACCGTGGTGGACCAAAAGGATCAGCCCGGGCAATTCATCCTGACCGGTTCCAGCGACTTTTTGCTCTATGAGAAGATCAGTCAGTCTCTTGCCGGAAGGACCGCCGTGCTCAGGCTTCTTCCCTTTTCCCTGGATGAAATCTTCCCGTCGCACCCACGGGAGGATTATGAGGACTATCTGTTCACCGGATTATACCCACGGATATACAAGATGGGCATCCCCGCGCAGGATTTTTATCCCAGTTATGTCCAGACCTATATTGAACGCGATGTACGGGCGATAAAGAATATCGCCGACCTTGGACAGTTTCAACTTTTTCTCAAATCGTGCGCGGGCAGGACCGGGCAGCTCCTGAACATGTCCGCCCTGGCCAATGAATGCGGTATATCGCATACCACGGTAAAATCGTGGATATCCCTTCTGGAAGCCAGCTTCATTGTTTTCCTGCTCCGCCCCTATCATCAAAATTTCGGCAAGAGACTGGTCAAAATGCCCAAGCTGTATTTTTATGACCCGGGGCTTGCGGCGCACCTCCTGGAAATCCAGAGTCCGGAACAATTACGAACCCATTACCTAAAAGGTGCTTTATTTGAATCCCTGGTGATCACCGAGTTGATCAAGAAACGATACAACCAGGGCAAGCAAATGAACTGCTATTTTTGGAGAGATAAAACCGGAAATGAGGTGGACTGCCTCATCGACCAGGGAGGTTCTCAGCTTCCCATGGAAATCAAGGCAGGTCGTACAGTGTCCCCGGACTTCTTCAAGGGATTGGAGTATTATGTAAATCTGGCTGGGGATTCGGCGGCCAAGCCCTGTGTCGTGTACGGTGGCAACGCAAACCAGAACAGAAGCAATGCCGAAGTGATTTCCTGGAACAATTTGAAAGGGTTGCTTTTGTACGGCACAAAATCTGTTGACACTTGA
- a CDS encoding type II toxin-antitoxin system RelE/ParE family toxin produces MHFSWQRTERKEEQSVMIEVRKTDHFLEWFQSLKDIRVRSRIQARIDRAEIGNLGDCQPVGAGVSEMRIHFGAGYRVYFLQHGSALIILLAGGDKSSQRRDIDAAIELAEQLRMEGQ; encoded by the coding sequence ATGCATTTTTCATGGCAAAGAACAGAGCGTAAAGAAGAGCAGAGCGTGATGATTGAAGTTCGCAAAACCGATCATTTTCTGGAATGGTTCCAGTCCTTGAAGGATATTCGTGTCCGTTCCAGAATACAGGCGCGTATTGACAGGGCCGAAATTGGCAATCTCGGTGACTGTCAACCAGTGGGCGCGGGTGTTTCTGAGATGCGGATTCACTTTGGGGCTGGATACCGTGTGTACTTTCTACAGCATGGTTCTGCCTTGATCATTTTGCTGGCTGGAGGCGATAAAAGCAGTCAACGCCGTGATATTGATGCCGCAATCGAACTTGCGGAGCAACTTCGTATGGAGGGACAATGA
- a CDS encoding addiction module antidote protein, with amino-acid sequence MGLKTTRWDSAEFLQTDADIVAYFDAVLEEGDPALITHALGIIARAKGLNQIAQETGIGRDVLGKALTADGNPEFATVFNVMKSLGLKLHAMPA; translated from the coding sequence ATGGGCTTAAAAACAACCCGCTGGGATTCAGCCGAGTTTTTGCAAACCGATGCGGATATAGTTGCCTACTTTGACGCCGTACTGGAAGAGGGAGACCCTGCCCTGATTACGCATGCTCTGGGTATTATTGCCCGGGCCAAAGGGTTGAACCAGATAGCCCAGGAAACCGGGATTGGCAGGGATGTCCTCGGCAAGGCCCTCACAGCCGACGGCAACCCGGAATTTGCAACAGTGTTCAACGTCATGAAATCCCTGGGCCTGAAACTGCACGCCATGCCGGCATGA
- a CDS encoding nucleotidyl transferase AbiEii/AbiGii toxin family protein, with translation MHEEILNINQKRVAESVLPRFTSDFILCGGTAVALQLGHRRSIDFDLVSFTEINTDRIIRHLNAAKAVIEHTIVSSIDELTVVVNGVKLTFFSFPFRVPAQVTWSWAHMTMPTLLDLASMKAYALGRRGKWKDYVDLYFLFQGHVSMPKLVENCRRIFQGAFNERLFREQLCYFDDVDMSEAVAYLGEGPSDGDIQSFLISLAASG, from the coding sequence ATGCATGAAGAGATTTTGAACATAAACCAGAAAAGGGTTGCCGAATCCGTCCTCCCCAGGTTCACCTCTGATTTCATCTTATGCGGGGGCACAGCCGTTGCCCTGCAACTTGGCCATCGTCGATCCATCGATTTCGACCTGGTCTCGTTCACTGAAATCAATACCGACCGAATCATCCGGCACTTGAATGCCGCAAAAGCAGTCATTGAACATACAATCGTTTCCTCCATCGACGAATTAACCGTCGTGGTCAATGGTGTGAAGCTCACGTTTTTCTCCTTTCCTTTCCGTGTCCCTGCTCAGGTCACCTGGTCTTGGGCTCATATGACGATGCCCACCCTGCTGGATCTTGCCTCCATGAAGGCTTACGCCCTTGGGCGGCGAGGAAAATGGAAGGACTACGTTGATTTGTATTTTCTTTTTCAAGGCCATGTCTCCATGCCGAAGCTTGTTGAGAACTGTCGAAGAATATTTCAGGGAGCCTTCAATGAGCGGCTTTTCCGTGAGCAACTCTGCTATTTTGACGACGTGGATATGTCTGAAGCGGTTGCCTATCTCGGGGAAGGCCCGAGTGACGGCGATATTCAAAGTTTCCTGATTTCTTTGGCGGCCTCAGGCTGA